A genomic segment from Heptranchias perlo isolate sHepPer1 chromosome 18, sHepPer1.hap1, whole genome shotgun sequence encodes:
- the myf6 gene encoding myogenic factor 6: protein MMEMFETNPFYYHDQRYLVSENMVFPHLDGAVASPLYPGSEDGLSPVGDASQPEPSCDSGGEEHVYAPPGLKSHCPGQCLIWACKACKRKSATTDRRKAATLRERRRLKKINEAFEALKRRTVPNPNQRLPKVEILRSAIHYIEKLQDLLHSLDQQEKMQENVDPINGCNGSHSMVTTTDCWGTNTCPSEWGNLSDHSNIPNKLHKEGNISESSGTSSLRYLTSIVDSISTDESTTLYTQDSNTK, encoded by the exons ATGATGGAGATGTTTGAAACCAACCCCTTTTACTACCACGATCAGCGATATCTGGTTAGTGAAAATATGGTTTTCCCGCACTTGGATGGGGCTGTGGCGTCTCCCCTCTACCCGGGAAGCGAGGACGGCCTGTCTCCAGTCGGAGACGCAAGCCAACCCGAACCGAGTTGTGACAGTGGCGGCGAAGAGCACGTGTACGCTCCGCCGGGCCTGAAGTCCCACTGCCCCGGCCAGTGCCTGATCTGGGCTTGTAAAGCGTGCAAGAGGAAATCGGCCACGACCGACAGGAGGAAGGCGGCCACtctcagggagaggaggaggctcaAAAAAATCAATGAGGCTTTCGAGGCGTTAAAACGGAGGACGGTGCCAAACCCTAACCAGAGGCTACCCAAAGTAGAAATCCTCCGCAGTGCCATTCACTACATCGAGAAACTCCAGGATCTGCTGCACAGCCTTGACCAGCAGGAGAAAATGCAGGAGAACGTGGACCCGATCAACGGCTGCAACGGTTCCCATTCAATG GTAACCACTACAGATTGCTGGGGAACAAACACCTGTCCTTCTGAATGGGGGAATTTGTCTGATCATTCCAATATCCCAAATAAACTCCACAAAGAAG GAAATATTTCCGAATCTTCAGGCACCAGCAGTCTTCGTTACTTGACCTCAATAGTAGACAGTATTTCAACGGACGAATCCACTACACTATATACCCAAGACTCCAATACAAAGTAA